Below is a genomic region from Brassica oleracea var. oleracea cultivar TO1000 chromosome C9, BOL, whole genome shotgun sequence.
TCCCAGCTTTAATAGCCTTTCTCAGGTCTTCGAGTTACATAGAGAGACAAATCTCAAAGTAAAACTCTAAAAAGATCATCCATGTGAAACCACCGTTAACTATTAACGGAAAACCACCCGTCTTCACTCTCCTACGTGCAAAAGACTCCACTGCTTCAAAACTCTGTCGTTTGACAAAATGCTATTCCCACAGTGTAATGTATATTTCCAAGTGAGACAAACAAAAACAGCACACATTAAAGCTGAAACATCAGTTTAGCGGTTTGCCGTTCACAGCGGCGATATGATAAACTAAAGAAAAGAGCTTTCGCCGATTCAAAACAATGGGCTGCGTTTTCTGCAAGAAGTCCGCTGGAGGAAAACATAATCCCGATGAAGCTCCTCCGGGAAACCTCCGCCGTGAAACCAAGACGAATCATTTGCCTTCTTCTTCCTCCACCGCCGTATATGTACCGGAGGTCATCGAAACCGGAGGGAGCAAGAAGGATTTAGGTTCGACTCAGATTCAAACGGCGAGAACGTGGCACACCAGTGACTTCTCCGCCGGCTCTTCTCGCCGCCCGTTGGGGATGAATCTCCGTGCGCCGGAAGGATGGCCACCTTGGCTGATTGCTGCTTGCGGCGAGTCGATCAAAGACTTGACTCCACGGCGAGCCACCACATACGAGAAGCTCGAGAAGGTAAGCATAATCAAAACACTAATCATTATTAGCATAAAGTGATAAAATTAGAAAGTTAATTACTTTTTTTCGATTAATTAATAATTAATTATACTTTTTGTTTTTGTTTTTGATGTAATGAATGTTGTAATTCTATAGATTGGGCAAGGAACTTACAGCAATGTGTATAAGGCTAAGGATCTATTGACTGGAAAAATTGTAGCTTTGAAGAAAGTTAGATTTGATAATTTGGAAGCAGAGAGTGTTAAGTTCATGGCTAGAGAGATTCTTGTGCTGCGACGGCTGAATCATCCTAATGTCATAAAGCTTGAAGGGTTAGTTGCTTCGAGGGTTTCGTGTAGTCTCTACCTTGTTTTTGAGTATATGGAGCATGATCTCACTGGCCTTGCTGCAGCTCAACGTGTCAAGTTTGATCTTTCTCAGGTTTGTGTGTTGTGACACTGATGAATGTATTATTGTTTTACATAAGATTACATGAATTTTAAAATTTTGATGTTTGTGTGTTGTCATTATATAAGTGACTTTAATGTTTTTTATGAATTGTCATTCATTGATTTTTGTTCTTTATAATCTTTACATAATCTGAAGTACATTTTGTTTGTTTTCTTCAGGTGAAATGTTTTATGAAGCAGCTACTATCGGGGCTAGAGCATTGCCATAGCCGAGGAGTGTTACATCGGGATATCAAAGGTTCCAATTTGCTGATAGATAATGATGGAATACTGAAGATTGCTGATTTCGGTTTGGCTACGTTTTTCGATCCAAAGCAAAAGCAAACGCTGACTAGTCGTGTTGTCACGCTCTGGTACCGCCCTCCCGAGCTTCTTCTTGGAGCTACCAACTATGGAACTGGCGTTGATCTTTGGAG
It encodes:
- the LOC106313079 gene encoding probable serine/threonine-protein kinase At1g54610 codes for the protein MGCVFCKKSAGGKHNPDEAPPGNLRRETKTNHLPSSSSTAVYVPEVIETGGSKKDLGSTQIQTARTWHTSDFSAGSSRRPLGMNLRAPEGWPPWLIAACGESIKDLTPRRATTYEKLEKIGQGTYSNVYKAKDLLTGKIVALKKVRFDNLEAESVKFMAREILVLRRLNHPNVIKLEGLVASRVSCSLYLVFEYMEHDLTGLAAAQRVKFDLSQVKCFMKQLLSGLEHCHSRGVLHRDIKGSNLLIDNDGILKIADFGLATFFDPKQKQTLTSRVVTLWYRPPELLLGATNYGTGVDLWSAGCIMAELLAGKPVMPGRTEVEQLHKIFKLCGSPSELYWKKYKLANATLFKPQHPYKRCVAEAFNGFDPSTVHLVETLLAIDPVDRGTSTSALSSEFFTSEPLACDPSSLPKYPPSKELNIKLRDEEARRQKGLAGKASGVEGARRIRYRGDRTGRAIPAPEANAEIQANLDRWRVVPQTHGKSKSEKFPPPHQDGAVGHPVEDQSTKSSVFGAKPEASFGSSRSLKAGEGTSMRKVSNKEGTRGSSSRKYIWGLKPPPALGLSMDSLFRSRSEVFGNRR